The following proteins are co-located in the Hyalangium minutum genome:
- a CDS encoding alpha/beta hydrolase, with the protein MIRIKRVLMTFLAIVALGYLGLMGLAFAVQRSILFPAPRSALQEPPQRLGFRRLSPPGGPVVDVLHLPAAQGQPTMVHFHGNGEQISHLVELGEALHAHGLGFLAVEYPGYATNPGTPTEQGLYQAAEVALADLRASGVGPESTVLSSRSVGGGVAVEMAKRGHGARMVLLAPFTSVVDMANRAFPFLPTRLLVRDRFDNAAKAPGIRIPVLILHGDQDEIIPVEMGQRLGRLFPQATMETIPGAHHNDLLEQTWPALVDRVAAFARGGSSGASPEGSQGKPPDAVAQ; encoded by the coding sequence ATGATCCGGATCAAGCGCGTGCTGATGACCTTCCTTGCGATTGTGGCGCTGGGCTACCTCGGGTTGATGGGGCTGGCCTTTGCCGTTCAGCGGTCCATCCTCTTCCCGGCGCCGCGCAGTGCGCTGCAGGAGCCACCCCAGCGGCTCGGTTTCCGAAGGTTGTCGCCGCCGGGTGGCCCCGTGGTGGACGTGCTGCACCTGCCTGCGGCACAGGGGCAGCCGACGATGGTGCACTTCCATGGCAATGGGGAGCAGATCTCTCACCTGGTGGAGCTGGGCGAGGCACTGCATGCGCACGGCCTGGGCTTCCTGGCCGTGGAGTACCCGGGCTACGCGACCAATCCGGGCACGCCCACCGAGCAGGGCCTGTACCAGGCCGCCGAGGTGGCGCTGGCGGACCTGCGCGCCTCGGGCGTGGGCCCTGAGTCCACGGTGCTGAGCAGCCGCAGCGTGGGCGGTGGCGTGGCGGTGGAGATGGCCAAGCGTGGCCACGGAGCGCGGATGGTGCTGCTGGCGCCGTTCACCTCGGTGGTGGACATGGCGAACCGGGCCTTCCCGTTCCTCCCCACCCGGCTGCTGGTGAGGGATCGCTTCGACAACGCGGCGAAGGCGCCCGGCATCCGCATTCCGGTGCTCATCCTTCACGGGGACCAGGACGAGATCATCCCCGTGGAGATGGGCCAGCGGCTGGGGCGTCTGTTCCCCCAGGCGACGATGGAGACCATCCCCGGCGCGCACCACAACGACTTGCTGGAGCAGACGTGGCCCGCGCTCGTGGATCGCGTCGCCGCGTTTGCACGAGGCGGCTCCAGTGGAGCCTCACCCGAGGGCTCGCAGGGCAAGCCCCCGGACGCCGTGGCTCAGTAG